In Gossypium hirsutum isolate 1008001.06 chromosome D01, Gossypium_hirsutum_v2.1, whole genome shotgun sequence, the genomic window CCCCCATGTCCACAATAGTCTGTCCAGGCCCACTCACATTTGGACTCTCATCACTAGTACCCTcactaacattttcttttttatttgcatTAATCGTATGCCCCACACTTGTATTTATCCTATTCCCCACCAACCTTTCTCTTTGAGGGCTGAACCGTGCACCCTTTCTGTTATTAACATCTATTTGTCctatttttcctttcctttttaacTTCTTTGAGCTGAATATCCTTCAATTTTTCCAGAACAATCCGTATTATCCTCTTCAGCAATTTCTTCCTCAAAACTTGGATTCATCCTTGTAAACTCCAAGATATCAACGTTAGATAGAATCTCAAATCGCGATTTATTCGCAGTTGCCAATTATGTCTTCTTCTCCTTCACTCTGGTTGCATCACTGGGGGTTTTCGACAACCTTCTTCGACGTGTATTCGCCACCATCCAAGGGCCAAACAATCCTCCATTATTCGCATACTCGACATTCGAATCAGGTGCACCAGTACCCATACTCTCCCTTTCAACTCCACTCGGTGCCACTGCCTCAACTAGTTTTTGCTATGCGCAAGCCTCTTGCATATGTCCTTAACAGCCACACCCGAAACAAATTTAGGGCAGCCCCTCGTGTTCTATTATTTGAATAAACCCATCAATACAATACAGGAAAGTAAAGGTTTATTCAGATCAACAACAATTGCCATACGAGCAAACCTCCCCCTTCTCCCTCCAGACGTGTTATAGTCAATTTTGACTATATGTCCAACTTCATTTGCTAGTGTTCGGAACAACCCTTTTATATAATAGCGATATGGAAGACCAATAAGTCTTACCCAAACCAGACCGTGAGATGGATGTGATTTCCTTGTTGAGAAGTCCCGACTCCATGGCTTCACGGTTAAATAACTGCCATAAATCATCCATGGACCATCTAACAACACCCTTTCATAGTCCCCAGCATCACTAAATTTAACCAGGTAATAATCATGCTCCAAATCAACTAGTTGCAATCTCCCAAGCGGCAACCAAAGAAGTTTTAACCGACTAATGAGAGCTCTATATCCAATAGTTTTCCCCCGGTTAATAATCACATCCTCCGGCAAAACTTCAATCTCATCCACCAAACTCCAAGCACTTACAACATCCCCCCTCCATTAGCCGTCAACTTATCTTTATAAGATAACTTTCCCACAGAGGCTTCAGGCATATCTTGATCATCATTCACCAACGTAGAATCCTCTTTattctttacttttttttgtcACCCTCTCCAACTACGAAGGGATAGAAGATGCCGGTCGTTCCAAAGCCGATGGTACTGTAGAGCCCATTGATATTTCTATAAGATAAAAACACTTTTaaagtaatattattttttattaaaaagaagggttaattatcatttaaataatattaaggttaattatattaattaattaattaattaattattattttaaatactattactttacattaattacataaagtaaAACTATATTATATATTGAATACGTTAAAAGTACCTTaatcattatttaaaattttctattataacatttgaattaaaaagttaatatattttaattatgtgtaacaactaaaataaaaaatattattttactctaattattataattaaaaatataatatttaaaaaataattaaataataaatatgtaaaatcaaaaagaagaaaataaaaaaccatCCGTTCTATTTTTAGAACTTTGGCCCAagatttactaatatttttattataaaaagggGAGTACTACACCCTAATTTACAAGATAAACAGAGTTGAAATACAACTAAAAATGGTTTATTAGAAGACTCcaattaaaaacaaacaaaacaaacgGCAcaactaattggccaagtcaaaacAACACGCATTGCGCAAAATAACAGAGTTCGGTTTTATATTTTTAcagtgaatttttttataaaaacaatttatatgtatttaaaattttactctatCTTATCTTATCAGTTctaacaaatcatttcaaaatatCGTCCGTTGACTTTTTTAAAATTCTCAATAATTATCTGTAGGATATATTAAAAGATAATagaatttatagtttttttttctcaaaatgcTGATTAACTAAAAGAAAGCATTAAAATTATCGAACAAAATAGCGTTTGAGTTTGAGAATAAGATTGATGACGTAAACAAAACACAAAAAGGAAGAAACTTGGTATAACCGTTGACGGCTGACATTGCCACGTGTAATTTCACTGCCCATTGTCACGCAAGCACCCTGATTTTGTCAGACGGCTAAGATCTGATTTCCATTAAAAGGATCAGACGGCGGATATTAACTTTTCTCAAACTGTCTTACCTATAAAAACGACACAGTTCCTTCTTCGCCGGTGCGGTGCAGTTTCTCTGCCCTCCTCCCCCAAAACCtttcttattatttaaaaaaaaatctatttttaccCCAAAACTCATATATTCTCCGTCGGCGTTGTCTTCCGTCCGGTTCTCCTCCGGATTTCCGACGATTCTATCCCTATTTATCACTCCCTCTCCTCTTCATTCCCcaaaacaccaaaaaaaaaattcccacATATTTTGAACTTTAGTTCTAAAATCCTTTTTTTCTCTATAGTTTTGATTTAATAGAGATAGGAGAGGGaagcaaaaaaaaggaaaaaatccgAAAAAAGGAGAAGGATCTAGGAGAGTTAGGGCTAGTTTATTTTGAGGATGGCGCAGATTCAGGTTCAGCATCAGGCGGCGGTTTCCGGTCCAAATGGCGTGGCCCCGGGAGCTGCCGGAGGAGCGCAATTCATGCTTACGTCTCTCTATGTCGGGGATCTTGATGTTACCGTTACCGATGAGCAGCTTTACCAACTGTTTAGCCAGGTGGCTCCGGTCGCATCAGTAAGGGTTTGCCGGGACTTGGCGAGCGGCCGCTCTCTTGGCTATGGCTATGTCAATTATAACAACCTTCGCGATGGTTAGACTTCTACTTGACTGTAAaagattagttttttttttctagtaatttaataatttaaggctGCTCGGCGTAGTTAGTTTGATTGAGAATTATTCTACAATGTGAACAGAGTTTATTGAATTTTGGTAATCATTATCAATATACGGTTATTTGATAACTTTGATGTATTAAGGATTTGTAGATGCTGTTTGAACGGATCCGCTATCTAGGCATTATTTAAggattatttattcattattttaacaAAGCTTTTCTCATAATACATAAttgaaaatttctttttaaaggGAAAGAAAAGTCCTGCATTGATGACATTATGTTCAGTTCTTGATTACTTCCCTAAAGtaatttaattagaattttaGGTGTATTATTGTATTTATGCAATTTGCCGATTTCCTTTTGTGCTAAATTGGAATGTCTTCAGTAACTGTAACTATAATTGAAGTTGAAGTACCGACCTTAGATATATACTTGGCTTCAGGATTGCACAAATTGCTTGCAATTTGTAGATATAAGAATATTTCTCAAACAAGTTTTGAGCTTTGATGTTTGAGTGTTTTACCAGTTTTGCCTGGCATTTCGATGAGTTGCTTGAACTTCTGCGTtactaaataactttaaaaaaaaataaatgatgtgGGATAATTATCATGTGGGAGAATCAGTTCTTTCGTTGGAATTGTTCAAGTTAATTGACGGtgtctttttgttatttttgcctGCAGCGGCTAGGGCAATGGATCTACTGAATTTCACACCACTGAATAATAAGCCTATCCGAGTCATGTATTCTCAGCGTGATCCTAGTCTTCGTAAGACTGGTACCGCAAACATATTTATCAAGGTATTGATGTGTTTtccatttttaccttttttttccctttcctccATTTGGATTTCTATTTCACTCCAaggatatttttttctttttaaatcagaaaaatggtaattttggtTGGCTGTTCCTTACCTTTGTAGGACTCTTGCTCCTGCCTGTTAAACTTTGTACTTTCACCTTTCACACGAAACTTCCTTCATTTCTTTGACTTCCATCGGTCTATTTTCTGTAATGGTTTTCATGTATGCATAATTTGTCTGTTGAAAAATGTTGGCTTTTAATGTTTAACTATAACTTTGATTTTTTGGTTTCACTGCAGAATCTAGACAAGTCTATTGACCACAAAGCATTACATGATACATTTTCTTCATTTGGCAACATTCTTTCTTGCAAGATATCTACTGATAGTTTTGGCCAATCTAAGGGCTATGGTTTTGTACAATTTGACAATGAAGAATCTGCTCAAAATGCAATCGACAAATTAAATGGTATGCTGATTAATGACAAGCAGGTCTATGTAGGACATTTCCTTAGAAAACAGGAAAGAGAGACTGCATTGAATAAGGCCAAATTCAATAATGTTTATGTGAAAAATCTTTCCAAGTCTACAACAGATGAAGACTTAAAAACAATTTTTGGTGAGTATGGTGAAATTACTAGTGCCGTAGTTATGAGGGATGCAGATGGGAAGTCTAAGTGTTTTGGATTTGTCAACTTCGAAAATGCTGATGATGCTGCTAAAGCTGTTGAGGCTCTTAATGGAAAGAAATTTGACGATAAAGAATGGTATGTTGGAAAAGCCCAGAAAAAATCTGAAAGAGAGCATGAGCTAAAAGCTCAATTTGAGCAAACTATGAAGGAAGCTGCAGATAAATCTCAGGGTGCAAATTTATACATTAAAAACTTAGATGATAGTATTGGTGATGAAACATTGAAGGAACTTTTTTCAGAGTTTGGTAACATTACTTCTTGCAAGGTTTGGTAAAATGCTTCTAGGTTATTTGATTGTTGATGCTAACTAGTgcaatcttgtttctcttgatatttatattattacccTTTTGCTCCTCAAAATTTTACAGGTTATGCGTGACCCTAATGGAATTAGTAAGGGCTCTGGGTTTGTTGCATTTTCCACTCCTGAAGAAGCCTCTCGTGCTGTAAGTTTGGTTTCTTTTTTACTTTGGGTGGTCATCCCAGTGTAGATCATAATGTAAAACATGTTGCTACACATCTACAGCTTGCTGAGATGAATGGTAAAATGGTTGTTAGCAAACCACTTTATGTTGCAGTGGCACAAaggaaagaagagagaagagcAAGGCTACAGGTAATATGACCAATGATAATATACCATTAAAATTTTTGTAGTGTTATTTGTGTATACTTTCATGGCATTTTTCTTTAGTCCTGTACATCAATTTAATAAAGGAACATGTATTCTGATATTTCTGAAATTCTTGTCTAGTTCATCTTCTCAATCATTGAGAAGTTTGCTAATGGATCTATGAATCAACGTGTATTTCAAATAGTATTCTTACATATTTCTATTGTTCAGGCTCAGTTTTCTCAAATGAGACCAATTATCCCCTCAGTTGCTCCTCGTATGCCAATGTATGGTGCTCCAGGTCTTGGCCAGCAATTTTTATATGGGCAAGCACCTCCAGCTATGCTTCCTCCACAAGTAATATATCTTGAGTCCTTGTCAATCCTTTTAACTTGACTTGCTTGCTATTTTGGATGCTTGgatgatttgttaatattattcTCTACCTTTACTGGGTTTCAATTAGATAACACAGTTTGCCTCTCATAGAGGAGATTTGTATTTGAAAATGCTTGTTTCTTATGTTACCTATTCTAGGCTAGTTTTGGTTATCAGCAGCAACTGCTTCCTGGAATGAGGCCTGGTGGGCCCCCTGTACCAAACTTCTTTGTTCCCATGGTACAGCAGGGTCAGCAGGGCCAGCGTCCAGGGGGACGACGAGGAGCTGGTGCTGTCCAACAGACTCAGCAACCAATGCCGATGATGCAGCAGCAGGTTAGCTGTATGCATGTGTACTAGCAAGCATTTCATGCTTATGCTTTGACTGAAGTCTTTTGTTCTAATCCATTCAATTTGTTTCAGATGATGCCCAGGGGGCGTGCCTATCGTTACCCCCCTGGTCGTAACATGCCTGAAGTTCCACTGTCTAATGTTGGTGGAGGCATGCTTTCTGTTCCATACGACATGGGTGGCATGTCCTTGCGAGATGCTGCTATCGGACAGCCTATGCCGATTCCAGCTTTGGCTACAGCCCTTGCAAATGCGACACCTGAACAGCAAAGGACGGTGAGACCTTTTGTTGTTTACTTTGAGAGTTGGTATTAACTTGTTTTTAGATCTTAATTAGCTTAAATACTTCTATGTTTTCAATGTGTGGACTGGTGAGCAGATGCTTGGTGAAAGCTTGTACCCCCTTGTGGAACGGCTTGAGCGTGATGCAGCTGCCAAGGTTACAGGCATGCTTCTGGAGATGGACCAAACAGAGGTTTTGCATCTCCTTGAATCACCAGAAGCTTTGAAGGCCAAAGTAGCTGAAGCCATGGAGGTGTTGAGGAGTGTTGCTGCTCAGCAACAGGCCAACAATCAAGCCGACCAATTGGCTTCATTGTCCCTCAATGATAACCTCGTTTCCTGAGTGACTGAAATTCGGGTCCGGTTTCTTGGCAGAGAAGTTGCCAAACCCTTTATCAAAACTGGGCAATCATAGTTTATTAGGCTTTAAGTTTGGAACCTTTATATATTTGCTTTGTTTTTGTCGGTTAATAGGGTTTTTAATACTTGCTAGACATTGTTTGTTTTGGTTTGCCTTCGTTTTTCTTTAATTTAGAGCAATCTTGCGGTTTTCAATTTAGACTAGTATTTCCAGAACCCGATTAGAGTAGACGGTCCCAACTTGTTTGATTGGGAATTGGCTGGTACATTATTTTGGAACAAGGCTAAAAATCATTTGACAAATTACTTTAGATCAATTGAATCAAGTTACAaacatgatttttattttttataaaaatttttctaataatttatttgatttaaactCATCGAATTGATCAAAACAGTTTGGTTTCAAAACTTTGATTTAGATTTGTCACAATTGTCATACtaaaaacattttaatatcttatatttatttttgaaatggtAAAATGGATTGTTCATTTGATGGACTAGTTCTATGAATTATTTTCGAAGATTTTGGTTTCATGAGCCAGAAAGGAAAAGGATTCTGGCTTCATGAGCTAGAAATAAACTCAAAGAggattgatttcaaaatatcaataaaaatcataaaaaaaaaataattacgtagaaattgaattatattttgtCATTAAAAACTTGAGTCAGAAATGAACTCATGATTTCTAAATCAATAAAAACcatcaacaaaagaaaaataaagagtggaattttaattattttttcacaatCCTTCCTAGTATAGTAATGGGGTGGATGGTATTTATACTCTCATTATTTGGAAGCCACGTGTTAGGTTGTTTTCCACCGAAAAAGTGGAGGAGCTTTTGTATAAATTAGAATATATTATATTGTTATATtagttatttataattttttataaataatataagaaaTAAATCTAAACATATTATTTCAGCATcacaaaatgttaaaatttattaataatatattttttatgttaaattataaattaaaatatattttaaaaacattaagtattaatataaaatatttttaaaatttattaataaaccaaaatttaagcTTATTTGATTTTCAATATTCATTTGTTTAGGTTTATTTTagatgtaaattttaaattataaaattatttaaaatatctaaaatctgtaaaagaatttttaaaaaataagaatggGTAGGATTGTgtaaaaactaataaaatctaaaaaaatgattatgataTTCAAACCAtaattggaaataaaaaaaattatgaaagtaAAGTtatataaaagtaataataaaaaaaattataactggTAAGTGTCAAGAGTAATATATTTtagtctcattcttaatgcaaTTTTGAGTTATTATATGGtgttaattgtaacacccccataCCCGACTCGGTCGTTGAGTCAAGGCAtcaggatgtcacattcgttgccgaATCAACTACTGAAATTTTCAGAtgaatttatcatattatttaattaatatagatCATTAACTCATTTCAGTAAACTGAATTTACGATAGaactaattatgagttaaagGAGCTTATTAAAACATCCACAATTGATCAAAGGCTAAATTGTatagttcataaaaaaatttgaactgTCATCGCGACGTTGGGGTTTCCACGTCGTGACATGGCGAACTTGTCATCGTGGCGTCGTCTCCATTTTCCTACAAGTTCCatgctttcttttttatttttttattttcttatatcaTTACTTGAATATAAATTCAGATGTCATAACCGCCACTTCATTTTACATATCATCCACTTATAAAAACAtgatattcaatcaaagataacaaagtatataaaattaacaCAAGTATTAATCATTCCATCACTTACAACCATTTtgaaacatttcaaattcatctactatatatatattcatatatatattttcctcctccccctctccattcctcatcctttatgtatatatttgttaaaatatttaacttttagtatataacatgcttatatgtaacattatttataattctaatatttacttatgtgttcatatcaaaactattcacttgagtcatagtcactaaattatttatatcttgagttacatagttcgaaattaagatccgcttgatgttttttaaactagactcaaatatatttttaccataaaaatttcaaaatttatgacttagccaataagtatagtaaattcttcaaatttgtccctgttttgctgtttgacagcttcgacctttctttactaaaaatttatCTCTTATTACGAGGCTTGgatgatatttctatttatttctcttgaaaatagactcattaagaatttaaacatataaattgaaaaccctaataatttttttacaattttttatgattttccaaagtaagAACAGGGGAACATGAATCCACTCCGaccttgtttcatgaaaattaatatatctcaaactataaaattttgtttctttcaccatttcttccatatgaaactaGTCAATAAGATTTAACTAAATATTGAATTCAATCTCTaactaaatttctataatttttggtgaattttcaaagttaagtcactgctgctgtccaaactgttttaatgAAAAAATAGTTTCTTTTCCATGGTTCTTTGCACTATCTTTCATTCATTCACACATAATTGTCATACTTTTGATTACTATACAATTTAGACACTTATGTTTATGTGTAGattacatattcatttcttaATGTTAgtatttttcaccatacaaatcacattttctcttaccaatttagtgttttaagtctattcttcatcaaatactttctatttctagtatttagattaaatacatGTTTCATACATCTCACTCAAAACATCTTTAACTCAATCTATTGAAATACAAGTAGTGTTAGTATGAAACTTACCTCTTTGTCAagaatttcttcatttctttttaatttccatGCATTTCACATCTTCACCactttccttcctttttcttctcattttctccACTTTCATCTACTATTTTCTTGCTTCTAAATTGATGAACATATTCGCTAGAATCTCTACTTCATCTTCTCTCTTTAATATctaaggaaattttcaaaattttcgagTAAAAAGGTAGGTTTTcatggaaaaggactaaattgtaaagaaaagaaaacttcttTTCTCATCCTTTAACTCACGTTGGATGGATGATAAATTTCCTTCatccttcctttctttttatgctaccattttctaaataaaataataataaatatctaagtaaaatattaataaaataatttttaactaattaattaaaaaatcaccaaaatatcatcaacatcatcattacattctagaattctccctcttgctaattgaccattttaccctttatgatctttcaaaattccatccttgaataATCAATTAATTTGGTaatattgcaatttagtccctcataattcttcacctattcaatttggtccctgcaTGCCAATTCCATATCTTAGTAAATTGCATTATTTTTAGTTTTGGTACTTCAACTTTCTCATTTTTACACTTCGATCttctaaattttgaatatttacacttgagcaaaatttttttacatatttacgatttagtcccttccttaatacatcatgtcatgccttttgatttaactctcttttgatatattgcaactttcattttctttgatcttataCCTTATTTCGTTAAgattttatctcatattatttacGACCAATGGGGTTTTGAGGATGTTAtattaattgtgaat contains:
- the LOC107922144 gene encoding polyadenylate-binding protein 2, with amino-acid sequence MAQIQVQHQAAVSGPNGVAPGAAGGAQFMLTSLYVGDLDVTVTDEQLYQLFSQVAPVASVRVCRDLASGRSLGYGYVNYNNLRDAARAMDLLNFTPLNNKPIRVMYSQRDPSLRKTGTANIFIKNLDKSIDHKALHDTFSSFGNILSCKISTDSFGQSKGYGFVQFDNEESAQNAIDKLNGMLINDKQVYVGHFLRKQERETALNKAKFNNVYVKNLSKSTTDEDLKTIFGEYGEITSAVVMRDADGKSKCFGFVNFENADDAAKAVEALNGKKFDDKEWYVGKAQKKSEREHELKAQFEQTMKEAADKSQGANLYIKNLDDSIGDETLKELFSEFGNITSCKVMRDPNGISKGSGFVAFSTPEEASRALAEMNGKMVVSKPLYVAVAQRKEERRARLQAQFSQMRPIIPSVAPRMPMYGAPGLGQQFLYGQAPPAMLPPQASFGYQQQLLPGMRPGGPPVPNFFVPMVQQGQQGQRPGGRRGAGAVQQTQQPMPMMQQQMMPRGRAYRYPPGRNMPEVPLSNVGGGMLSVPYDMGGMSLRDAAIGQPMPIPALATALANATPEQQRTMLGESLYPLVERLERDAAAKVTGMLLEMDQTEVLHLLESPEALKAKVAEAMEVLRSVAAQQQANNQADQLASLSLNDNLVS